The DNA sequence AGGTGATCATGGGTGGGGGACTTTTGAGGAGCAGGATTTGCATGTCCTTGAAAGAGGGTAGCTGTTCTTATTGTACCTGTGGTGTTCTTATTGTATCCCTGATCAAGTATGCCATTCTGCTTTTGGGGATGTGATAACGTCTGTGAAGTATAAAGGTGGAAAAAGAATTTTGCATGGGGTGCTATTTGCCAAGGGATAAGCATTGTGGAGGACCAGGTATCAGGAGAGATGTGGTATTTGGGATGTTAgcaagcatgtgtgtgttttgctttgcaGTGCAAGGCTCGCGTCCAGGCAAGAATGTACAGCTGACAGAAAACGAGATCCGGGGTCTGTGCCTGAAGTCACGGGAGATCTTCTTGAGCCAGCCCATCTTGCTGGAGTTGGAAGCTCCACTCAAGATATGTGGTAAGTGAATGTCATCATGTGTTTTGCCCACTCGACTCCTGGAATAACATGATAATATGACAGGGAAGGGAGACTGCCATTGGCACCTTTACTTTCCTCTGGGACTTGaaaaagtgaattttaaaaagagtgcAAAATCTCCTAGCTAAAATAACCAGTGACTGGAGAAGTCttggaattttagtccaaaaggagtcacttttccaagcttctACTCATCTTACCTTAGAAAAAAGAGAGTGGTGTGTTACTGAATGTTGCAGACTGCTGACCCTTTTATCATCTTACCTCTGCTTCTCATGTTTTTTCTACCACCATCATCTCCACAGGTGATATCCATGGGCAATATTATGACCTACTCCGACTCTTCGAATATGGTGGCTTCCCCCCAGAGAGCAACTACCTCTTCCTGGGTGACTATGTGGACCGAGGGAAGCAATCACTGGAGACCATCTGCCTGCTCCTGGCCTACAAGATTAAATACCCTGAGAACTTCTTCTTGCTGCGTGGAAACCATGAGTGTGCCAGCATCAACCGCATCTATGGCTTCTATGATGAATGTAAGCACAAGGCTAGCTCCTAGTCAGAACCATGTTGTGGCCAGGCATGGCTGGGGAAGTTGGAGAGACAGAGCTCTTTGAATAGGAGAGGTGCAAACAAATGTACACAGCCACGTCCAGTTCTCTGGGTGGTTTGCACATGTAAACACTTCTCCTTATAGGTTGCCCTTCAAGAGAACACAGTAGTCTTGGGTTGGAAATGGTCTGTGTCCCTCTTGTATCTTTCAATTTTGGCTGACGAAGCTTCTCTCATATTCCTCTGGGCTGCCATtctgttagtggcatatgcaggCATAAATTAACCCAACATTTGCATATGCCTATTTTTGTTCACTGTGGAGGTTGgtattcctttcttccctctgcaGCAACCAAAGCCGTTCCATAATGTACTGCAGAATAGCTGAAGCTCTCTTCCCATGGTCATTGTGTGCCTGCCTgatggaaagtgggaggaaatcaTAGAAGTGTTTGGTTATgttcctgtagccagatgcaaaattattACCTCAGCTGCTGAGGTCTCTGGAagaccccattggcttgaattaCTGTGGGTGTTGGCCTTCAGTGACTCTGTCATGTCCAATCCAGTCAGTGGTTAAAAGgctcagcatggtgtagttgcaTGCAGAACTACTATATTACACTTTTGTGTAATTATGGCTTCTTTCTCATAGAAAAGTGGTTACTTGGGATTTGTGGCTTCTTATAGGAATATTGTTACTCAAACAGTTCTCTTGTTAATGCTTGATTCCCTTTTCACAGGTAAAAGGCGCTATAACATCAAGCTCTGGAAAACCTTCACAGACTGTTTCAATTGTCTGCCTATTGCTGCCATTGTTGATGAGAAGATTTTTTGCTGCCATGGAGGTGGGCCAGCCCAAGAAAAGATGAGGGTTAGGGGGAATGAGTGGGTGGGTCGGTTGGAGGGCAAGATGGGCAGAACTACTACTGTCTGGGTGCCAAGCATGCCAAAAAACCTGACGTATCCTAgagcttatccagatgatttgtAGTCTGTataaacaggaaaagaaatgttgCAGGCAACATTGGTTGGacattgagagagtgtgatttgtccaaggtcacccattgtgtttctatgactgagtgaggatttaaGCCCTGAATTTCCAGACTcctagagccagtgtgatgtagtagtttgaatgttggactatgactctggagaacagtgtttgaatccccgctcagtcatggaaacaagTCACACTCctttagcctcagaagaaggtgaaGGTGAAACCCCCCtgtgaacaaaacctgccaagaaaaccctgtgataaaccCTGAAGTTCAccataggaaacaacttgaagccatgcAACATACATACCTTTCCAGAGTCTTAGGCCAGCACTCAGattactacatcatgctggtttaTGGTGTTTCATAGTCACTCATATCTTGCCTTttctccactgagttcaatgtggtCTGCATTGCTGTCCTCCTTTCCATTTCTCCTCACAACAAACAATACTGTGAGGTAGATTAGGCTATCAGTGAGtggcccaaaatcacccagtgagtttaatgAGTGAGTTGatatttgaacctggatctccctaatccagtgcttctcaattattttctgtcatgcccccccctaggaagaagaaaacatttcgcgcgccccgcgtgactgtaaatagtatcatttgtctataaaatcgttataagtacacctctgcataacactgtatcctgagcctcacgcccccctttacggagcatcgcacccccccggggggcccgccccactatttgagaagtactgccctAATCCaagaccattacaccacactgactttcagTGCTTTTTACAAATGGACCAGAGATATACGAATGGGGCAGAGGGCTAAAATTCTGCATGATGAACGTGTGGAGTTGCTGAGAAGCTCATGGCATAAGGCAAGGAATACATGGGAATGGACTATTTAGCACTACCATCTTGCTTGGCAGTTTGATGACATCCATCTTTCCTCCAGGGCTCTCTCCTGACCTCCAATCCATGGAACAGATCCGGCGGATCATGAGACCCACAGATGTGCCTGACCAGGGTCTGCTCTGTGATCTACTTTGGTCTGATCCTGATAAAGATGTGCAGGGCTGGGGCGAGAATGACCGTGGTGTCTCCTTCACATTTGGCTCGGAAGTTGTCGCCAAATTTCTCCACAAACATGATCTGGATCTGATCTGCCGAGCACATCAGGTTAGACCAATGAGGCAGGCTGTGGGAAGTAGGAGGGTGACAAAACCACATCCATGGAGGGCAGGTAGTTTCTACATACAGTGTGTGAGCTGgggaatccataactgcaataggTAGCCAGCTAAAAAGGTGTGGATACTCTTTGGAGAGTATtgtcatttttgtaaaaaaaaaaaaatcgcaatgttttctctgtattgaaatcGATGGTGGTTGTGGGGAGGGTAGTTGCAAAGACAGATTAGGAAAGTGtagagcttgaaaaaattacaCAGTGGTAAGGGGATTGAACAAAGTAGGGAAACAGAACATCAGTGGAAGGTGGGAGTGTGAGCGAATTGTATAGTGACTTCACTAATTATATCTTTTGACACCTCTTTCTCCCTTCGTGTCCATCATAGGTGGTAGAAGATGGCTATGAGTTTTTTGCCAAGAGACAACTGGTGACGCTCTTTTCTGCCCCAAACTACTGTGGCGAGTTTGACAATGCCGGTGCAATGATGAGTGTGGATGAGACTCTTATGTGTTCCTTCCAGGTAAAGACTGTTGTGCGTGGGGTCTTGTTCAGCTGTCCTCTCTATTAGAATTGCTGTTCACTTTGGGCACTTGGAAGCCTAGGGTGGGTAAAGGTTGGGCTTTCAGGGTAGGTTTTGTTTTATTAGCATCCAGAGATCCATTGTTTgacttaaaatattt is a window from the Sceloporus undulatus isolate JIND9_A2432 ecotype Alabama chromosome 1, SceUnd_v1.1, whole genome shotgun sequence genome containing:
- the PPP1CA gene encoding serine/threonine-protein phosphatase PP1-alpha catalytic subunit, with the translated sequence MSDGEKLNLDSIIGRLLEVQGSRPGKNVQLTENEIRGLCLKSREIFLSQPILLELEAPLKICGDIHGQYYDLLRLFEYGGFPPESNYLFLGDYVDRGKQSLETICLLLAYKIKYPENFFLLRGNHECASINRIYGFYDECKRRYNIKLWKTFTDCFNCLPIAAIVDEKIFCCHGGLSPDLQSMEQIRRIMRPTDVPDQGLLCDLLWSDPDKDVQGWGENDRGVSFTFGSEVVAKFLHKHDLDLICRAHQVVEDGYEFFAKRQLVTLFSAPNYCGEFDNAGAMMSVDETLMCSFQILKPADKNKGKYGQFSGLNPGGRPVTPPRNSAKAKK